The Citrifermentans bemidjiense Bem genome window below encodes:
- the extI gene encoding selenite/tellurite reduction operon porin ExtI, with translation MTKTSKIATIPLLGLGIALMAGTAFAGPKMTFGPNDEGALQLDYKGQFQMTLRDTGSGENNSDSTMNFNFRRNRLALMGKYGDNMSLYVQTEYISDANITPFDVADTNQGSEFQLLDAVMRFKVNDAFRINVGKFKYNLSRENLEACEMPLTLDRSLFIRAPYTTTRDTGVAVWGNLFDDMFQYRVDAMEGRKAVSGETAPASNFRYSARAHVTLLDPENDYGYKGTYLGKKKVATIGAAYQFEPEVAYGDTLTRTDKKDYKAWTVDGFVEYPLEGIGTVTASAAYEKIDLEDAYLGGPGADPLTSGINGQKNGYYVKGGYMLPNLPLQLFVRYERWRFAELNGVFDQRIDWYGGGFNYYLRGQNLKLTFEANSTGFNKAGGTETTEDFMTYITQLQLIF, from the coding sequence ATGACCAAGACGTCCAAGATAGCGACCATTCCCTTACTGGGTTTAGGGATTGCACTAATGGCCGGAACCGCTTTCGCCGGCCCCAAAATGACCTTCGGCCCCAACGACGAAGGCGCCTTGCAGCTCGACTACAAGGGGCAGTTCCAGATGACGCTGCGCGACACCGGCTCCGGTGAGAACAACAGCGACAGCACCATGAACTTCAACTTCCGCAGAAACCGCCTGGCGCTCATGGGTAAATACGGCGACAACATGTCCCTCTACGTCCAGACCGAGTACATCTCCGACGCCAACATCACCCCGTTCGATGTCGCCGACACCAACCAGGGCTCGGAGTTCCAGCTCTTAGACGCGGTGATGCGCTTCAAGGTCAACGACGCCTTCCGCATCAACGTCGGTAAATTCAAGTACAACCTCTCCCGCGAGAACCTGGAGGCGTGCGAGATGCCGCTCACCCTGGACCGCTCGCTCTTCATCCGCGCCCCCTACACCACCACCCGCGACACCGGGGTGGCGGTCTGGGGCAACCTCTTCGACGACATGTTCCAGTACCGCGTCGATGCCATGGAAGGGCGCAAGGCCGTTTCCGGCGAGACCGCGCCGGCCTCTAACTTCCGCTACTCCGCTCGCGCCCACGTCACTCTCCTCGACCCCGAGAACGACTACGGCTACAAGGGGACCTATCTGGGCAAGAAAAAGGTGGCCACCATCGGCGCCGCCTACCAGTTCGAGCCGGAGGTAGCCTACGGCGACACGCTGACGCGGACCGACAAGAAGGATTACAAGGCGTGGACGGTCGATGGCTTCGTCGAGTACCCGCTCGAAGGGATAGGCACCGTCACCGCATCGGCGGCCTACGAAAAGATCGACCTGGAAGACGCGTACCTGGGCGGACCCGGGGCGGACCCCCTGACCTCAGGCATCAACGGCCAGAAGAACGGCTATTACGTGAAGGGTGGTTACATGCTCCCGAACCTGCCGTTGCAGCTCTTCGTCAGGTACGAGAGGTGGCGCTTTGCCGAGTTGAACGGGGTATTCGACCAGAGGATCGACTGGTACGGCGGCGGGTTCAACTACTACCTGCGCGGCCAGAACCTGAAGCTTACCTTCGAGGCAAACTCGACCGGCTTCAACAAGGCCGGGGGGACTGAAACCACCGAAGACTTCATGACCTACATCACGCAGCTGCAGCTTATCTTCTAG
- the nifJ gene encoding pyruvate:ferredoxin (flavodoxin) oxidoreductase, with translation MSGNRKTMDGNTAAAHVAYALSETAAIYPITPSSTMGEVADEWAAEGRRNVFGQVLNIKELQSEAGAAGSVHGSLVAGALTTTFTASQGLLLMLPNMYKIAGEQLPGVFHVSARAVATHALSIFGDHQDVMAARPTGFALLCSSSVQEVMDLALVAHLAALEGSIPFLHFFDGFRTSHEVQKIEVIEYEEMARLLNREKLAAFRAKAMNPEHPELRGTAQNPDIYFQGRERANPFYQALAAVVTQTMDKVGRLTGRHYRLFDYIGHAEANRVIVTMGSSCETAEEVVRYLNGAGEKVGLVKVRLYRPFDAEALLSAIPASACKITVLDRTKEPGSLGEPLYQDVCTAFMERGGTVPELYAGRYGLGSKEFRPVHVKSIFDNMNGSPGKRHFTVGITDDVSNSSLPVEGTLSTTPEGTIQCRFWGMGADGTVGANKAAIKIIGDNTELYVQAYFSYDSKKSGGITVSHLRFGESPIQSTYLVDAADFISCQKAPYVQIYDLLEGIKEGGIFLLNSPWNTVEEMEQHLPAGMRRDLARKKVRLYNVDAIRIASAAGLGGRINMIMQTAFFKLSGVLPFERAVELLKDSIRKEYGRKGDQVVEMNLGAVDLAVQSLVQIEYPESWRDADDERGLDFRLAQQMPDYMREMVFPILRQKGDDLPVSAFSPDGVFPFSTARFEKRGVAINVPEWIKENCIQCNQCSYICPHATIRPFLATDQELSGAPESFETIPANAKEIKGHGFRIQVYTLDCMGCGNCADICPAKVSALVMKPIDTQSEVQEVNRKFAETLAPKGELMKRNSVIGSQFQQPLLEFSGACSGCGETPYARIVTQLFGERMMVANATGCSSIWGASAPVSPYCANAQGHGPAWNNSLFEDAAEFGFGYHMAISQRRSLLADQVRHAVQSLPEGELHEELSGWLQGMMDPELSRRHGDRLKVLLPQAGNNELLQQILSSADLFTKKSIWIYGGDGWAYDIGFGGLDHVISTGEDVNLLVMDTELYSNTGGQCSKATQLGAIARFAAAGKRTSKKDLGRMAMTYGYVYVASIAIGADKNQTLKALAEAEAYPGPSLVIAYSTCINQGLRKGMGKSIEESKLAVKCGYWPLYRYNPLLKLEGKNPFVLESKEPDGSLAEFLSGEVRYQALEKQNPEVASELRQQMEQEALERFRVLKEMADWQPTTGDVPEDGGRSHDHVPAAAGAAEEPAPVCVSATSDPRYSRPGQPEEECDDGRAGIDKKIKE, from the coding sequence ATGAGCGGAAACAGGAAAACCATGGACGGCAACACCGCGGCGGCGCATGTCGCCTACGCGCTCAGCGAGACGGCTGCCATCTACCCGATCACCCCCTCCTCCACCATGGGGGAGGTCGCGGATGAATGGGCGGCAGAGGGGCGCAGGAACGTCTTCGGGCAGGTGCTGAACATCAAGGAGCTGCAGTCTGAGGCGGGAGCGGCAGGGTCGGTGCATGGCTCGCTGGTGGCGGGCGCCCTCACCACCACCTTCACCGCATCGCAGGGGCTTTTGCTCATGCTCCCCAACATGTACAAGATCGCCGGCGAGCAGCTCCCCGGCGTGTTCCACGTCTCGGCACGCGCCGTCGCAACCCACGCGCTCTCCATCTTCGGCGATCACCAGGACGTGATGGCGGCCCGCCCCACCGGCTTCGCCCTGCTCTGTTCCTCCTCGGTGCAGGAGGTGATGGACTTGGCCCTGGTCGCGCATCTGGCCGCGCTGGAGGGGAGCATACCCTTCCTGCACTTCTTCGACGGCTTCCGGACCTCCCACGAGGTGCAAAAGATCGAGGTGATCGAGTACGAGGAGATGGCGCGCCTTTTGAACCGCGAAAAGCTGGCGGCCTTCCGCGCCAAGGCGATGAACCCGGAGCACCCGGAACTGCGGGGCACAGCCCAGAATCCGGACATCTACTTCCAGGGGAGGGAGCGCGCGAACCCGTTCTACCAGGCGCTCGCCGCCGTGGTGACCCAGACCATGGACAAGGTGGGGCGGCTGACCGGCCGGCACTACCGCCTCTTCGACTACATCGGGCACGCCGAGGCGAACCGGGTCATCGTCACCATGGGGTCCTCCTGCGAAACGGCCGAAGAGGTGGTGCGCTACCTAAACGGCGCCGGCGAGAAGGTGGGGCTCGTCAAGGTAAGGCTCTACCGCCCCTTCGACGCGGAGGCGCTCCTCTCGGCGATACCGGCGTCCGCCTGCAAGATCACGGTGCTCGACCGCACCAAAGAGCCCGGCTCTTTGGGCGAGCCGCTCTACCAGGACGTCTGCACCGCCTTCATGGAGCGAGGCGGCACGGTCCCAGAGCTCTACGCAGGGCGCTACGGCCTGGGCTCCAAGGAGTTCCGCCCGGTGCACGTGAAGAGCATCTTCGACAACATGAACGGCTCCCCGGGCAAGCGCCACTTCACGGTGGGGATCACCGACGACGTGAGCAACAGCTCGCTCCCGGTTGAGGGGACCCTCTCAACCACGCCGGAGGGGACCATCCAGTGCCGCTTCTGGGGGATGGGTGCGGACGGGACCGTCGGGGCCAACAAGGCCGCCATCAAGATCATCGGCGACAACACTGAACTCTACGTCCAGGCCTATTTCTCCTACGACTCCAAGAAGTCCGGAGGGATCACCGTTTCCCACCTGCGCTTCGGCGAAAGCCCGATCCAGTCCACCTACCTCGTGGACGCGGCCGACTTCATCTCCTGCCAAAAGGCCCCCTACGTGCAGATCTACGACCTTCTGGAAGGGATCAAGGAGGGGGGGATTTTCCTTTTGAACTCCCCCTGGAACACGGTGGAGGAAATGGAGCAGCACCTGCCGGCCGGCATGCGGCGCGACCTGGCCCGGAAAAAGGTGCGCCTCTACAACGTGGACGCGATCCGGATCGCCTCCGCCGCCGGGCTCGGCGGCCGCATCAACATGATCATGCAGACCGCCTTCTTCAAGCTCTCCGGGGTGCTCCCCTTCGAGCGGGCCGTGGAACTCCTCAAGGATTCCATCCGCAAGGAGTACGGCAGGAAGGGGGATCAGGTGGTCGAGATGAACCTGGGCGCGGTCGACCTCGCGGTGCAAAGCCTGGTGCAGATCGAGTACCCGGAGTCGTGGCGCGACGCCGACGATGAGCGCGGGCTGGACTTCCGCCTCGCGCAGCAGATGCCCGACTACATGCGCGAGATGGTGTTCCCCATCCTGCGCCAGAAGGGGGACGACCTCCCGGTCTCCGCCTTCTCCCCCGACGGCGTCTTCCCCTTCTCCACCGCGCGCTTCGAAAAGCGCGGCGTCGCCATCAACGTCCCGGAATGGATCAAGGAGAACTGCATCCAGTGCAACCAATGCTCCTACATCTGCCCGCACGCCACCATCCGCCCTTTCCTCGCCACCGATCAGGAACTCTCCGGCGCCCCGGAGAGCTTCGAGACCATCCCCGCCAACGCCAAGGAGATCAAGGGCCACGGTTTCCGGATCCAGGTCTACACACTGGACTGCATGGGATGCGGCAACTGCGCCGACATCTGCCCGGCCAAGGTCTCCGCCTTGGTGATGAAGCCGATCGACACCCAGTCCGAGGTGCAGGAGGTGAACCGCAAGTTCGCCGAGACGCTCGCCCCCAAGGGGGAGCTGATGAAGCGGAACTCGGTGATCGGGAGCCAGTTCCAGCAGCCGCTTTTGGAATTCTCCGGCGCCTGCTCCGGCTGCGGCGAGACCCCCTACGCCCGCATCGTCACCCAGCTTTTCGGTGAGCGGATGATGGTCGCCAATGCCACCGGCTGCAGCTCCATCTGGGGCGCCTCGGCTCCGGTCTCCCCCTACTGCGCCAACGCGCAAGGGCACGGCCCCGCGTGGAACAACTCACTCTTCGAGGACGCGGCCGAGTTCGGCTTCGGCTACCACATGGCAATCTCGCAGCGGCGCTCGCTCCTGGCCGACCAGGTGCGCCACGCAGTCCAAAGCCTCCCGGAGGGGGAGCTGCATGAGGAGTTATCCGGCTGGCTGCAAGGGATGATGGACCCCGAGCTCTCCCGGCGCCACGGCGACCGGTTGAAGGTGCTCCTTCCGCAAGCGGGGAACAACGAGTTGCTGCAGCAGATCCTATCGTCGGCCGACCTCTTCACCAAGAAATCGATCTGGATCTACGGCGGCGACGGCTGGGCCTACGACATCGGCTTCGGCGGCCTGGACCACGTCATCTCCACCGGCGAGGACGTGAACCTTCTGGTGATGGATACCGAGCTCTACTCAAACACCGGCGGGCAGTGCTCCAAGGCCACCCAGTTGGGCGCCATAGCGCGTTTCGCCGCTGCAGGGAAGCGGACCTCCAAGAAGGATCTCGGGCGCATGGCGATGACCTACGGTTACGTCTACGTCGCCTCCATCGCCATAGGCGCCGACAAGAACCAGACCCTGAAGGCGCTCGCCGAGGCGGAAGCCTACCCCGGGCCTTCGCTGGTGATCGCCTACTCCACCTGCATCAACCAGGGGCTCAGGAAGGGGATGGGGAAATCGATCGAGGAGAGCAAGCTGGCGGTGAAGTGCGGCTACTGGCCGCTGTACCGCTACAACCCGCTTCTGAAGCTGGAAGGGAAGAACCCGTTCGTACTGGAATCGAAAGAGCCCGACGGCTCCCTCGCCGAATTCCTCTCCGGGGAGGTGCGCTACCAGGCACTGGAGAAACAGAACCCCGAGGTCGCGAGCGAATTGCGCCAGCAGATGGAGCAGGAGGCGCTAGAGCGCTTCCGGGTGCTGAAGGAAATGGCTGACTGGCAGCCGACGACAGGCGACGTCCCGGAAGATGGCGGGAGGAGCCACGACCACGTTCCCGCCGCGGCAGGCGCCGCCGAGGAGCCGGCACCGGTCTGCGTCAGTGCCACCAGCGACCCCCGCTACAGCCGTCCCGGCCAGCCCGAGGAAGAGTGCGACGACGGCCGCGCCGGCATCGACAAGAAGATCAAGGAGTGA
- a CDS encoding LysR family transcriptional regulator yields MDLVNLKTLIESAECGSFSKAAERLFVTQSAVSRRIKILEDHYGHLLLDRSGPVLTPTTAGELLIEKARQFLRLEQDFVQELQALRQKKKISFCCTTPFGVSYLPDIFTSFMATKAQDTELEFVFEMPEAALKGLREKLFDLVLIEYCEDLNLQEFDSYPLPDDEMVFVSAPGYGIDAPLVEVDTLLSQRLYCKKSGCCARRFLEKSMQTLGRDAAEFSNTVFFDDIPFIIRAVMAGNGITFISRSVVASALESGELIAHQVQGFDTSRPRRLVLRRDCSPDPALLDFIQGIFRHFSLNPPPQFSTAA; encoded by the coding sequence ATGGATCTGGTAAACCTTAAGACTCTTATTGAGTCGGCCGAATGCGGCAGTTTTTCCAAAGCTGCAGAGAGGCTATTCGTGACGCAGTCCGCGGTTTCCCGGCGCATAAAGATACTCGAAGATCACTACGGCCACCTGCTTCTTGATCGTTCCGGCCCAGTACTGACTCCGACCACGGCCGGGGAGCTGCTGATTGAGAAAGCGCGCCAGTTCTTGAGGTTGGAACAGGACTTCGTGCAAGAACTCCAGGCTTTGAGACAGAAAAAGAAGATCTCCTTCTGCTGCACGACCCCCTTCGGCGTCTCCTATCTCCCCGACATCTTTACCAGTTTCATGGCCACAAAGGCACAGGACACCGAACTCGAGTTCGTCTTCGAGATGCCGGAGGCGGCGCTCAAGGGGCTCAGGGAAAAACTCTTCGACCTGGTGCTCATCGAGTACTGCGAAGACCTGAACCTGCAGGAGTTCGACTCCTACCCCCTCCCCGACGACGAGATGGTCTTCGTCAGCGCCCCGGGCTACGGCATCGATGCGCCGCTGGTGGAGGTTGACACCCTGCTTTCGCAGCGCCTTTACTGCAAGAAAAGCGGCTGCTGCGCGCGGCGCTTCCTGGAAAAGAGCATGCAAACCCTGGGAAGAGACGCGGCGGAATTCAGCAATACGGTGTTTTTCGACGATATCCCCTTCATCATCAGGGCCGTCATGGCCGGCAACGGGATCACATTCATCTCGCGCAGCGTCGTCGCCTCCGCCCTGGAAAGCGGCGAGCTCATCGCGCACCAGGTCCAGGGGTTCGACACCTCCCGCCCACGGCGGCTGGTGCTCAGGCGCGATTGCAGCCCCGACCCGGCACTCCTCGATTTCATCCAGGGGATCTTCCGGCACTTCTCCCTCAACCCTCCCCCCCAGTTCTCCACCGCAGCCTGA
- a CDS encoding MFS transporter: protein MKNGNLFKSLFLINFSTSLGFGIADAFFSTYLFSLGGRGILLGLPLLLFSLSKILFGPVMGACVDRFGPRAAVTLSLTLYLLVSLGYLFSSDLALITLLRLVQGVACAMFRPVMLSLVGAASGTRGEGRAAGTFDISFYLAIGVGPLLGGVLHDRWGFYGIFSCLALLCLLALTVALRGIPRLCGTAIPAGKQTVRAALPAALEAARHRPMRGLLVFIFGRGCGISLLAGFLPILLNARLGLNGTQTGLVLASSTLVITSLLRPVGRLSDRLPRKSLVLLGGVSVSLLYFLIPVAQGFHQVLMLGGGIGLCSVLSQPASTALLLEQGERHGTGLAVGIFNTSLNLGFVAGPLLGGWLQDRFGLTAVFYAAGWIGLAAVGLFAASNAAREKKSCIGSPC, encoded by the coding sequence ATGAAGAACGGAAATCTGTTCAAGTCGCTGTTTCTGATAAATTTTTCCACCAGCCTAGGTTTCGGCATAGCGGACGCCTTCTTCTCCACCTACCTCTTCAGCCTGGGCGGGCGCGGGATCCTGCTGGGGCTGCCGCTGCTTCTTTTCTCCCTCTCCAAAATACTCTTCGGACCGGTGATGGGCGCCTGCGTGGACCGCTTCGGCCCGAGGGCAGCCGTTACGCTGAGCCTTACCCTCTACCTGCTGGTTTCACTTGGCTACCTTTTCAGCTCAGACCTGGCGCTCATCACGCTGCTGCGCCTGGTTCAGGGGGTTGCCTGCGCCATGTTCCGACCGGTGATGCTCTCGCTGGTCGGGGCCGCGAGCGGCACCAGAGGGGAGGGGCGAGCTGCGGGGACCTTCGACATCTCCTTTTACCTGGCCATCGGGGTGGGGCCGCTTCTGGGCGGGGTACTGCACGACCGGTGGGGCTTCTACGGCATATTCTCCTGTCTGGCCCTATTGTGTCTGCTGGCGCTGACGGTGGCGCTGCGGGGCATCCCTCGCCTTTGCGGCACGGCAATCCCCGCCGGAAAGCAAACCGTCCGCGCGGCGCTGCCGGCCGCCCTTGAGGCGGCGCGCCACCGCCCCATGAGAGGGCTCTTGGTCTTCATCTTCGGCCGGGGATGCGGCATATCGCTTCTGGCGGGGTTCCTTCCCATCCTGCTGAACGCGCGGCTTGGTCTCAACGGCACCCAGACCGGTTTGGTGCTCGCCTCCAGTACCCTGGTGATAACCTCTCTTTTGCGTCCGGTCGGCCGGCTCTCGGACCGCCTTCCCCGCAAGTCCCTGGTGCTCCTGGGAGGGGTCTCCGTGTCGCTGCTCTACTTCCTGATTCCTGTGGCGCAGGGGTTCCACCAGGTGCTTATGCTGGGGGGAGGGATCGGGCTTTGCAGTGTGCTCTCCCAGCCTGCCAGCACCGCGCTCCTTTTGGAACAGGGGGAGCGTCACGGGACGGGTCTGGCTGTCGGGATCTTCAACACGTCGCTAAACCTTGGATTCGTGGCTGGACCGCTTCTGGGGGGATGGCTGCAGGACCGTTTCGGGCTCACCGCCGTCTTTTATGCCGCAGGCTGGATTGGCCTGGCGGCGGTGGGGCTCTTCGCCGCCAGTAACGCGGCGCGGGAGAAAAAGAGCTGCATCGGATCTCCTTGCTGA
- the extH gene encoding selenite/tellurite reduction operon rhodanese-like protein ExtH: MSEKMMRKSKGMLAALLGIAMAALTIWGCGTDSYTTPSQSIVTTKTATALITTGDLKGWMDAGLVNKQGGYDRVVILDVSNNESDGTNKYNTVGHIPGAQLISAGSAAFMDNTRAEGPMTVVGSMVCTGSAIDSIVQNAGIDGNTTIVLTNNAAGFVNVTRAYTTFRYWGFPKERLKVLQGGNAAWAASNALTTAVPTVARSTYGVAQNGATRVNTDMRVSLSEMITYVKAIVAGNTDKVTLVDTVRGATNVSSTTDLFETTKYTPFDGAIKGSYSYVATAMTSPAGSLTFKDAATIKSDLAAAFGTDGTTALSAATRDATKTFIVFCRAGNYASVGYFALDGIAYYNNSNVDVKWYDGSLGQWNLLAPSNRTAVDTTGATVNAGGKLKVGSIWDTTALMDNLIFNVQRTISATNLTQRPIVDYGARMYPVEPSFADGNQIESADRAYRSSVSGTTGGSTSGGGGGC; this comes from the coding sequence ATGTCGGAAAAGATGATGAGAAAGAGCAAGGGAATGCTGGCGGCCCTGTTGGGAATCGCCATGGCAGCCCTTACCATCTGGGGCTGCGGTACTGACAGTTACACCACTCCGTCGCAATCGATTGTCACCACGAAAACTGCGACTGCTTTAATCACAACCGGCGATCTCAAAGGCTGGATGGATGCCGGCTTGGTCAACAAGCAAGGCGGCTACGACCGGGTCGTTATTCTCGACGTTTCCAACAACGAGAGTGACGGGACCAACAAGTACAACACCGTCGGGCATATACCCGGGGCTCAGCTGATCTCGGCCGGGTCTGCGGCTTTCATGGACAACACCCGCGCAGAGGGACCGATGACCGTCGTGGGGAGCATGGTCTGCACCGGCTCGGCCATCGACAGCATCGTCCAGAACGCCGGCATCGACGGCAATACCACCATCGTCCTGACCAACAATGCGGCAGGCTTCGTCAACGTGACCCGTGCCTATACGACCTTCCGTTATTGGGGCTTCCCGAAAGAGCGGCTTAAAGTCCTGCAGGGAGGCAACGCCGCGTGGGCGGCAAGCAACGCCTTGACCACCGCCGTGCCGACCGTCGCCCGGTCGACCTACGGCGTAGCCCAGAACGGGGCCACCAGGGTGAACACCGACATGAGGGTTTCCCTCTCTGAAATGATCACCTACGTAAAAGCCATCGTTGCCGGCAACACCGATAAGGTGACGCTGGTGGATACGGTGCGCGGCGCGACCAACGTTTCCTCCACCACCGACCTCTTCGAGACCACCAAATACACCCCCTTCGACGGCGCCATCAAAGGTTCGTACTCCTACGTAGCGACCGCGATGACCTCACCGGCAGGCAGCCTCACTTTCAAGGACGCCGCGACGATAAAATCCGACCTGGCCGCAGCGTTCGGTACCGACGGCACTACCGCATTAAGCGCGGCAACCCGCGACGCCACCAAAACCTTCATCGTCTTCTGCCGGGCCGGCAACTACGCCTCGGTCGGCTACTTCGCCCTGGACGGCATTGCCTACTACAACAACTCCAATGTCGACGTGAAGTGGTACGACGGCTCTCTGGGCCAGTGGAACCTCTTGGCTCCCAGCAACCGCACTGCGGTGGATACTACCGGCGCCACGGTGAACGCGGGCGGCAAGCTTAAAGTAGGTTCAATCTGGGATACCACGGCGCTTATGGACAACCTGATCTTCAACGTACAGCGCACCATCAGCGCCACCAATCTCACCCAGCGCCCGATAGTCGACTACGGGGCGCGTATGTACCCCGTCGAGCCGAGCTTCGCGGACGGCAACCAAATCGAGAGCGCGGACAGGGCCTATCGCAGCAGCGTGAGCGGTACGACCGGCGGCTCCACCTCCGGCGGCGGTGGCGGCTGCTAG
- a CDS encoding flavocytochrome c: MKLKNMANALLLSAALTIAASVAWGAEGSKGAFLAGMHKNNQIACADCHGKSLAVDDNETALNKNCKGCHGGFKDLAAKTKEHINPHASHLGDTNCTVCHKGHVASKAYCNYCHSFAMKIPAMGSEKESSDKKWVQETTREKKDLKSVRTESADVVVIGAGGSGYVASISAHDAGAKVILLEKMPITGGNSMLAAGGINAARTRYQERLGMHDDPAEMVKETMKGGKDKNDPELVKVLAYNSADAVDFLVSLGADMTDLVRSGGVAVDRTHRPVGGAAVGPHLIKVYRENAAKRNLDVRVNSEVVQILSDDKGRVTGVQVRGKHSGVYTIKAKAVIDTAGGFAANNELVGFYKPQFKETASSNQPGATGEGVALAEKIGAKVIDMEQIQIHPTMGGETKVLISETVRGSGAILVNHAGKRFVNELTTRDKASAAILAQPEKSAFLVLGEDIRKSNVQIDGYIVLGLVQEAESVAALAAKMGVPVDALTATVDAYNKAFAAKKDPEFQRQDIPRPVNGPKYYAIWVKPGRHHTMGGVKINTEAQVIGKDGKPMTGFYAAGEVTGGVHGWNRLGGNAITDTVVFGRIAGNNAARFVKEAK, encoded by the coding sequence ATGAAACTCAAAAATATGGCAAACGCACTGCTTCTCTCGGCAGCCCTCACGATCGCGGCCTCGGTAGCCTGGGGCGCGGAGGGGTCGAAGGGCGCCTTTCTGGCCGGCATGCATAAGAATAACCAAATAGCCTGCGCCGATTGCCACGGGAAATCTCTTGCGGTCGACGACAACGAAACCGCCCTGAACAAGAACTGCAAGGGTTGCCATGGCGGCTTCAAGGATCTGGCGGCCAAGACCAAGGAGCACATCAACCCGCACGCCTCGCACCTGGGGGATACCAACTGCACCGTCTGCCATAAGGGGCATGTAGCCTCCAAGGCATACTGCAACTACTGCCACAGCTTCGCCATGAAGATCCCCGCCATGGGGAGCGAGAAGGAGTCGAGCGACAAGAAATGGGTGCAGGAAACAACCCGGGAGAAAAAGGACCTGAAATCGGTGCGGACCGAATCGGCCGACGTGGTCGTGATCGGTGCCGGCGGCTCGGGTTACGTCGCTTCCATAAGCGCCCATGACGCAGGGGCCAAGGTTATCCTTTTGGAGAAGATGCCCATAACCGGCGGCAACAGCATGCTGGCCGCCGGCGGGATCAACGCCGCGAGGACCCGGTACCAGGAGAGGCTCGGGATGCACGACGACCCGGCCGAGATGGTGAAGGAGACCATGAAGGGGGGCAAGGACAAGAACGATCCCGAACTGGTGAAGGTGCTTGCCTATAACTCTGCCGACGCAGTGGATTTCCTGGTTTCTCTGGGCGCGGACATGACCGACCTGGTGCGCTCGGGGGGCGTCGCAGTGGACCGCACCCACCGTCCGGTGGGCGGGGCGGCAGTGGGGCCGCACCTGATCAAGGTGTACCGTGAGAATGCAGCCAAGCGCAACCTCGATGTCCGGGTCAACTCCGAGGTGGTGCAGATACTCTCCGACGACAAGGGGCGCGTCACCGGCGTCCAGGTCAGGGGCAAGCACAGCGGGGTTTACACCATCAAGGCCAAGGCGGTGATCGACACGGCAGGCGGCTTTGCCGCGAACAACGAGCTGGTCGGCTTCTACAAGCCTCAGTTCAAGGAGACAGCTTCCTCGAATCAGCCGGGAGCTACCGGCGAGGGGGTCGCCCTGGCGGAAAAGATCGGCGCCAAGGTGATCGACATGGAGCAGATCCAGATACACCCGACCATGGGAGGCGAGACCAAGGTCCTCATCTCCGAGACGGTGCGCGGAAGCGGAGCCATCTTGGTGAACCATGCCGGCAAGCGCTTCGTGAACGAGCTGACCACCCGCGACAAGGCCTCCGCCGCCATCTTGGCGCAGCCTGAGAAATCGGCGTTCCTGGTGCTGGGCGAGGATATCCGTAAGAGCAACGTCCAGATAGACGGCTACATCGTCCTCGGCCTGGTGCAGGAGGCGGAGAGCGTTGCTGCGCTGGCGGCCAAGATGGGGGTCCCCGTCGACGCCCTGACCGCTACGGTGGACGCCTACAACAAGGCCTTCGCCGCCAAGAAGGACCCTGAGTTCCAGCGCCAGGATATCCCCAGGCCGGTCAACGGACCCAAGTACTACGCAATCTGGGTCAAGCCGGGGCGCCACCACACCATGGGCGGCGTGAAGATCAACACCGAGGCCCAGGTGATCGGCAAGGACGGTAAACCGATGACCGGCTTCTACGCGGCGGGTGAAGTCACCGGCGGCGTGCACGGCTGGAACCGCCTGGGCGGCAACGCCATCACGGACACCGTGGTCTTTGGCAGGATCGCCGGCAACAACGCGGCACGCTTCGTCAAGGAAGCGAAGTAA